In Scatophagus argus isolate fScaArg1 chromosome 3, fScaArg1.pri, whole genome shotgun sequence, one genomic interval encodes:
- the LOC124056106 gene encoding rho GTPase-activating protein 40 isoform X2, with translation MPWGRSGSAVLLLLSGRTIARAKARNPSPTEMSVEPWANPQDQAAAEHAHSTHEPPSQDQEQHPDKLCLDSFWSEVETIRQGSGYTDLDCTRRDSRQSEEGEQEEQWLADAGLSNLISEDSEDVDKAVLLSTLTRTQAEAVQRRLDSYTLSLRKRNKPAPRDVRDVFNSPIAQTLLPESQHSEDLDQNSMASVAKTALSAVTPEHQRGAPKEEFFITDVAYCEQAVIFLKQAKLPQNNSQRRKEDGTLPRVICPKCRLGVTRIQDLSHTDMKKVRQLALIDMTALCDLLELEVKRQKTGKRKIPESTLFGVPLATLLENDQKIKPNTSIPLFLQALLSFLEKKGVDSEGILRVPGSQSRIKLLQQNLDTSFYSGHFSWDEVSPNDAAALLKKFIRELPAPLLTAEYLNTFSAVRDITELKQKLHMLNLLILLLPEPNRNTLKVLLDFLSKVVSREKRNRMNLWAVATIMAPNLFLHKAVPSRLTEGAEKGHAEKAADVMRLLIRYQDLLWTIPNFLMSQVRKVNENSNRRYQFYDRRIKNLLRKIHTDSREKPDKNTSQLCRTVKIQVGDVVNGTMEYELNINSRASDLLAQFHRQSLGGLENGKGKMRRNGSVAYPDCALYEVGGNIGEHCLDPDTHLLDLYNSNHGGEWIIKVKPNASRGL, from the exons tgctcctctcgGGCAGGACCATCGCACGGGCCAAGGCCAG AAATCCCAGCCCCACCGAGATGAGCGTGGAGCCCTGGGCCAACCCGCAGGACCAGGCAGCCGCTGAGCACGCACACAGCACGCACGAGCCACCCTCTCAAGATCAGGAGCAGCACCCCGATAAACTCTGCCTGGACTCGTTCTGGAGTGAGGTGGAGACCATCCGACAGGGGAGTGGCTACACAGACCTCGACTGCACCAGGAGAGATTCGAGACAGTCAGAAG agggcGAACAGGAGGAGCAGTGGTTGGCTGATGCAGGATTGTCGAACCTCATCAGTGAGGACAGTGAGGATGTAGACAAAGCGGTGCTCCTGTCCACTCTGACCAGGACCCAGGCTGAGGCCGTCCAGCGTCGTCTGGATTCCTACACGCTGTCCCTCCGAAAGAGGAACAAACCGGCACCGCGCGACGTCCGTGACGTCTTCAACTCCCCCATTGCTCAG ACCCTACTGCCTGAGTCCCAGCATAGTGAAGACCTCGACCAAAACAGCATGGCATCGGTAGCCAAAACAGCACTATCAG CTGTGACACCAGAGCATCAGCGAGGTGCCCCTAAAGAGGAATTTTTCATCACCGATGTGGCCTATTGCGAACAGGCTGTCATCTTCCTCAAACAGGCCAAACTGCCGCAGAACAACAGCCAACGCAGGAAAGAGGACGGCACCCTGCCC CGGGTGATCTGCCCCAAGTGCCGTTTAGGAGTGACTCGTATTCAGGATCTCTCCCACACTGACATGAAGAAGGTACGTCAGTTGGCTCTCATCGACATGACGGCGCTGTGCGACCTCTTAGAGCTGGAAGTCAAAAGGCAAAAAACCGGCAAGAGGAAAATCCCAG AGAGCACGCTCTTCGGGGTGCCGCTGGCCACGCTGCTGGAGAATGATCAGAAAATCAAGCCCAACACCTCGATTCCTCTCTTCCTGCAGGCA TTGTTGTCCTTTTTGGAGAAGAAAGGAGTTGATTCAGAGGGGATTCTGCGTGTTCCAGGATCTCAGTCCAGAATAAAG ctgctgcagcagaactTGGATACCAGCTTCTACTCAGGGCACTTCAGCTGGGATGAGGTGAGTCCAAACGACGCTGCAGCACTGCTCAAGAAGTTCATCCGGGAATTGCCGGCCCCTCTGCTCACTGCCGAGTACCTCAACACCTTCAGCGCTGTCAGAG ACATTACAGAGCTGAAGCAGAAACTCCACATGTTGAACCTGctcatcctgctgctgcctgagcccaacaggaacacactgaag GTCCTCCTCGACTTCCTCAGTAAGGTGGTTTCCAGGGAGAAGAGGAACAGGATGAACCTGTGGGCCGTAGCCACCATCATGGCTCCCAACCTCTTCCTCCACAAGGCTGTCCCCAGCAGACTGACTGAAGGGGCAGAGAAAGGACATGCAGAGAAGGCGGCTGATGTCATGAGGCTCCTCATCCGCTACCAGGACCTGCTCTGGACG ATTCCTAATTTCCTCATGAGCCAGGTGCGTAAGGTGAATGAGAACAGTAACCGGCGTTACCAGTTCTACGATCGCCGCATCAAGAACCTGCTGAGGAAGATCCACACAGACAGCCGGGAAAAACCTGATAAAAACACCTCACAG CTATGCCGTACAGTGAAGATCCAGGTTGGCGATGTGGTGAACGGCACCATGGAGTATGAGCTCAACATCAATTCCCGAGCCTCAGACCTGCTCGCTCAGTTTCACCGCCAGTCCCTCGGAGGCCTCGAAAATGGAAAGGGAAAAATGCGAAG AAACGGCTCTGTGGCATATCCAGACTGTGCCCTCTACGAAGTGGGAGGGAATATTG gTGAGCATTGCCTGGATCCCGACACACACCTTCTGGATTTGTACAACAGTAACCATGGGGGAGAGTGGATCATCAAAGTGAAACCCAACGCCAGCAGAGGGCTGTGA
- the LOC124056106 gene encoding rho GTPase-activating protein 40 isoform X1 produces MGGREEVVVSRLGSTMPFPRTRLRFRLGPSLSPARNMRVIPSSHKKKARNPSPTEMSVEPWANPQDQAAAEHAHSTHEPPSQDQEQHPDKLCLDSFWSEVETIRQGSGYTDLDCTRRDSRQSEEGEQEEQWLADAGLSNLISEDSEDVDKAVLLSTLTRTQAEAVQRRLDSYTLSLRKRNKPAPRDVRDVFNSPIAQTLLPESQHSEDLDQNSMASVAKTALSAVTPEHQRGAPKEEFFITDVAYCEQAVIFLKQAKLPQNNSQRRKEDGTLPRVICPKCRLGVTRIQDLSHTDMKKVRQLALIDMTALCDLLELEVKRQKTGKRKIPESTLFGVPLATLLENDQKIKPNTSIPLFLQALLSFLEKKGVDSEGILRVPGSQSRIKLLQQNLDTSFYSGHFSWDEVSPNDAAALLKKFIRELPAPLLTAEYLNTFSAVRDITELKQKLHMLNLLILLLPEPNRNTLKVLLDFLSKVVSREKRNRMNLWAVATIMAPNLFLHKAVPSRLTEGAEKGHAEKAADVMRLLIRYQDLLWTIPNFLMSQVRKVNENSNRRYQFYDRRIKNLLRKIHTDSREKPDKNTSQLCRTVKIQVGDVVNGTMEYELNINSRASDLLAQFHRQSLGGLENGKGKMRRNGSVAYPDCALYEVGGNIGEHCLDPDTHLLDLYNSNHGGEWIIKVKPNASRGL; encoded by the exons atgggaggcagagaggaggttgTGGTGAGCAGGCTGGGGTCCACCATGCCGTTTCCACGCACCAGGTTGAGGTTCAGGCTCGGTCCTTCCCTGAGCCCAGCAAGGAATATGCGAGTGATACCATCTTCCCACAAGAAAAAAGCCAG AAATCCCAGCCCCACCGAGATGAGCGTGGAGCCCTGGGCCAACCCGCAGGACCAGGCAGCCGCTGAGCACGCACACAGCACGCACGAGCCACCCTCTCAAGATCAGGAGCAGCACCCCGATAAACTCTGCCTGGACTCGTTCTGGAGTGAGGTGGAGACCATCCGACAGGGGAGTGGCTACACAGACCTCGACTGCACCAGGAGAGATTCGAGACAGTCAGAAG agggcGAACAGGAGGAGCAGTGGTTGGCTGATGCAGGATTGTCGAACCTCATCAGTGAGGACAGTGAGGATGTAGACAAAGCGGTGCTCCTGTCCACTCTGACCAGGACCCAGGCTGAGGCCGTCCAGCGTCGTCTGGATTCCTACACGCTGTCCCTCCGAAAGAGGAACAAACCGGCACCGCGCGACGTCCGTGACGTCTTCAACTCCCCCATTGCTCAG ACCCTACTGCCTGAGTCCCAGCATAGTGAAGACCTCGACCAAAACAGCATGGCATCGGTAGCCAAAACAGCACTATCAG CTGTGACACCAGAGCATCAGCGAGGTGCCCCTAAAGAGGAATTTTTCATCACCGATGTGGCCTATTGCGAACAGGCTGTCATCTTCCTCAAACAGGCCAAACTGCCGCAGAACAACAGCCAACGCAGGAAAGAGGACGGCACCCTGCCC CGGGTGATCTGCCCCAAGTGCCGTTTAGGAGTGACTCGTATTCAGGATCTCTCCCACACTGACATGAAGAAGGTACGTCAGTTGGCTCTCATCGACATGACGGCGCTGTGCGACCTCTTAGAGCTGGAAGTCAAAAGGCAAAAAACCGGCAAGAGGAAAATCCCAG AGAGCACGCTCTTCGGGGTGCCGCTGGCCACGCTGCTGGAGAATGATCAGAAAATCAAGCCCAACACCTCGATTCCTCTCTTCCTGCAGGCA TTGTTGTCCTTTTTGGAGAAGAAAGGAGTTGATTCAGAGGGGATTCTGCGTGTTCCAGGATCTCAGTCCAGAATAAAG ctgctgcagcagaactTGGATACCAGCTTCTACTCAGGGCACTTCAGCTGGGATGAGGTGAGTCCAAACGACGCTGCAGCACTGCTCAAGAAGTTCATCCGGGAATTGCCGGCCCCTCTGCTCACTGCCGAGTACCTCAACACCTTCAGCGCTGTCAGAG ACATTACAGAGCTGAAGCAGAAACTCCACATGTTGAACCTGctcatcctgctgctgcctgagcccaacaggaacacactgaag GTCCTCCTCGACTTCCTCAGTAAGGTGGTTTCCAGGGAGAAGAGGAACAGGATGAACCTGTGGGCCGTAGCCACCATCATGGCTCCCAACCTCTTCCTCCACAAGGCTGTCCCCAGCAGACTGACTGAAGGGGCAGAGAAAGGACATGCAGAGAAGGCGGCTGATGTCATGAGGCTCCTCATCCGCTACCAGGACCTGCTCTGGACG ATTCCTAATTTCCTCATGAGCCAGGTGCGTAAGGTGAATGAGAACAGTAACCGGCGTTACCAGTTCTACGATCGCCGCATCAAGAACCTGCTGAGGAAGATCCACACAGACAGCCGGGAAAAACCTGATAAAAACACCTCACAG CTATGCCGTACAGTGAAGATCCAGGTTGGCGATGTGGTGAACGGCACCATGGAGTATGAGCTCAACATCAATTCCCGAGCCTCAGACCTGCTCGCTCAGTTTCACCGCCAGTCCCTCGGAGGCCTCGAAAATGGAAAGGGAAAAATGCGAAG AAACGGCTCTGTGGCATATCCAGACTGTGCCCTCTACGAAGTGGGAGGGAATATTG gTGAGCATTGCCTGGATCCCGACACACACCTTCTGGATTTGTACAACAGTAACCATGGGGGAGAGTGGATCATCAAAGTGAAACCCAACGCCAGCAGAGGGCTGTGA